The Fundulus heteroclitus isolate FHET01 unplaced genomic scaffold, MU-UCD_Fhet_4.1 scaffold_63, whole genome shotgun sequence region TATTATGTTTCCTGCTGCTCTTGATCTAATCTTATGTCATTGATGGTTTACTTTTATGAGTTTGCGTCACATTCTTCCTCGTTTCCCGTCTTGCAGGTCAGAAAGGAGACGGGGGAGAGAAAGGGCAGACCGGTCCGTCTGGATTCACTGGAACCAAGGGCGAGCGAGGGTTCAAAGGTCAGCTGCGATCAGAACAGACTGTCTGTCTGCGTCTGAAAAGCGTTTTATTCTTGCTCAGTTTAAACTGTTGGACGTAAGAGTTTTACCGTGGAAAGATCACCGCCTCCTGTCTTCACCAGGAATCCTTACAAAATATCTATGACATGCAGCTGAAGTCCCACGTATAAAATAAGTATATTCCTGCCTGAATTCTgctcagaaatattttaatgccTGACTTGTGTGTTTCCAGGAGAGAAAGGCGACCAAGGACTGATGGGGCCCCCAGGCAGTCAAGGTCCCCAAGGAGAAATGGGCATGTGCCCCGCCTCCTGCGAGAGTGTCCCAGGCGCACCGGGTCTGCAGGGGCCACCCGGACCGGCCGGGGCCCGCGGCCTTCCTGGGGTGCAGGGAGTTATGGGTCCCAAGGGTGGGCAGGGTGACAAGGGTGACACGGGGGTGGCCGGGGAGCCCGGTTTAAACGGTCAGAAAGGTGATCAGGGGGAGCAGGGCATCTGTGAGTGCACGGATGGAGCAGACGGGGCTAACGGCGCCCCGGGAGAGAAGGGGAGCAAAGGAGAAAAGGGGGAGACTGGTGCTCAAGGTATACAGGGTCCAGTAGGTTTGAAGGGAGATCATGGGGTTATGGGCCTGATGGGGCCCCCCGGCCCCTGCTCCCCGGCCATCCAGTCAGCTTTCTCTGCGTGTCTCAACGAGTCCTTCCCGAGGGAGAACTGGCCCGTGCTGTTCAACGACGTCCTGACCAATCAGCAGAGGCACTTTGACCCCACCATGGGCATGTACACCGCGCCCGTCAACGGCACCTACGTCTTCTCCTTCCACCTGGCGACCCGGCAGAAGCCGCTCAAAGTCGGCCTCTTCCGAAACTTCTACCCGGTGGTGAGAGTGACGGAGGCGTCGAGCCAGGCCACGGCCAGCCACACGGCGGTCCTCCACCTCGCCATGGGCGACCAGGTGTGGCTGCAGGTGAAGGACTCTCTGACCAACGGCATGTACACCGACGGCGAGAGCAAGAGCACCTTCTCCGGCTACCTGCTGCACCCCGACTCCTGCGACGCCGCCTTGGGCAGGTTCTTCATGAAGCCGCACCCCACAGGCGGCTTCAGCTGGGACGGCCCCGGCGGTCACACCACCGCTTCCCCGCCGTAGGCTCCACCCACCGGCAGATGATTAGGCGCAGTGTCAACAGCCAATCAAATTCTCCGTGTGTTCGTTCCGGCACGTTTTAAAGGAGGGGCGTCTCTGGAAGAGGTGGCAGATACTCAAGGCTGATGCAGGTTGTTATGGTCCACAGTTCAGGCAATGCATGTTGGGATAATTAGTGTTTAAATCATGACTTTATGGTCAATATTACGTTTCACAGCGATATTTTCCAACCTTGTGAAGCCCGGCCAATCATCTCATGGCTGCT contains the following coding sequences:
- the LOC105922011 gene encoding collagen alpha-1(X) chain codes for the protein MLLKSDRKMPSSVLGLLVLSCACSAMLLPNMTRNLLQDEDGSTPDPNTLRWPGQEDDQSSVQPPQWANKARSGPLPLLPPAGNNTGYVDGLRTLSTGVPTFPEPDTTICDMLFSQPVPPSIDQIPFFCICSYCKGTVGPKGDRGDRGPPGEPGSPGMRGMMGFKGYRGFTGPQGIKGQKGDGGEKGQTGPSGFTGTKGERGFKGEKGDQGLMGPPGSQGPQGEMGMCPASCESVPGAPGLQGPPGPAGARGLPGVQGVMGPKGGQGDKGDTGVAGEPGLNGQKGDQGEQGICECTDGADGANGAPGEKGSKGEKGETGAQGIQGPVGLKGDHGVMGLMGPPGPCSPAIQSAFSACLNESFPRENWPVLFNDVLTNQQRHFDPTMGMYTAPVNGTYVFSFHLATRQKPLKVGLFRNFYPVVRVTEASSQATASHTAVLHLAMGDQVWLQVKDSLTNGMYTDGESKSTFSGYLLHPDSCDAALGRFFMKPHPTGGFSWDGPGGHTTASPP